The region gtatatatatttgtttatgggTTGATATAACTGTCACCGTAAGATTTTTTAACAAACATCTACAGCAAATGAGATAAAGTGTTatcaactgaaaaacaaatacatacaatGACAAGAATATACTTACCTGTAATACAAATTTCTGATCTATGTATTTTTTGGCAATGCTGGGTTGGAATTCTTGGCTTTCCAAAAACCGTATGAAAAACTCATATACAAGCTGCAAGAAATGGATTATTGTTAATTTCAGACTATAATTCACTGAGAACAGTATTAAAAACCATAAAAAGCTCTAATACTAAAACTGACAGGGGTTTAGTGTGTTTTAATATCAATCAACTAGCAGTGCTAGCCTTTCTTGCAGCTCACAGTTGCTGCTatgatttttagctttttaaatttataatctgAAACACAGCCTAAGAAAGCAAAtaaaccccccccccaaatctcATCATTTAGAGTtaaccactgttaacattttaatgTATAAAACTACCGATTTCCTTATAGCTCTATAACATATCAATGtactataaatatatgtatgtatgtatacacacgtatataaaatatagttttcaAACTATTTTTACCATTTAAACAATATACTGTGGTCAGTGTGTGCCAACAATATCTACGCCACCATTCTTAGTAGCCAGAAACATAGTCCGCTAtagataatttataataaataattccATTATTCATAATTACTTTAACCAATACCCTCTGCTTAAACATGTAAATAGTTCTTAAATTACTACTCTATTAAATTACACCATAATGTACCTTATATAACACATATCAGTGTGCACTTGTTAAATTatttcatgagaaaatatttcatgaCCAATTTCTTTTCAGAAAGTTTATGGAAATTTAAGCTCCTCTAGCAACAACAATATATAAGAGCGTGTCAGGATGTTCTCATCTGCAAAGAGTTAAGAATATTCTCGCTTTCCGCCATCTTTCCGTGCCGCCATAATGGTGCGCATGAATGTCCTGGCTGATGCTCTCAAGAGTATCAATAATGCCGAGAAGAGAGGCAAACGCCAGGTCCTTATTAGGCCGTGCCCCAAAGTCATCGTCAGGTTTCTAACAGTGATGATGAAGCATGGTTACATTGGCGAATTTGAAATCATTGATGATCACAGGGCTGGGAAAATTGTTGTGAACCTCACAGGCAGGCTAAATAAGTGTGGAGTGATCAGCCCCAGATTTGATGTACAACTcaaagatctagaaaaatggcagaatAACCTGCCCGCATCCCGTCAGTTTGGTTTCATTGTACTGACAACCTCAGCTGGCATCGtggaccatgaagaagcaagACGAAAACATACAGGAGGGAAAATCCTTGGATTCTTTTTCTAGGGATGTAATACATGCAAATAAAAtgcctcagaggaaaaaaaagaagaatattctCATTCACAAAGAGTTAAGAATATTCTCATCCACAGAGTCAACCTCAAATAACTTCCGATAAACAGTGTGGGATCACTGTTCACACGCTTTACAAAATAAACCTATGTTAAAGTATACATTAAATCCTGGTGTAGCACATATACCACAGTATGTTAAAACCAGAACTTTCAAGAGACAGATACTGGGTTGAAAACCTAGCTCTACTCCTTACTGTGTAACCCTAGTCTGTTGTTTCAACTGCACAATGCAAATGATAATCCTTAAGATTAAATgtgataatatatacataaagccCCTGCACAGTGGCTAACACATACTACTACTGTCATTACTGCTTAAAACAGGATTCTCAAACTTTTTAGTCTCAcccttttataatgaaaaatgacTGAAGACTCTAAAACGCTTTTGT is a window of Ovis canadensis isolate MfBH-ARS-UI-01 breed Bighorn chromosome 7, ARS-UI_OviCan_v2, whole genome shotgun sequence DNA encoding:
- the LOC138443810 gene encoding small ribosomal subunit protein uS8-like, coding for MVRMNVLADALKSINNAEKRGKRQVLIRPCPKVIVRFLTVMMKHGYIGEFEIIDDHRAGKIVVNLTGRLNKCGVISPRFDVQLKDLEKWQNNLPASRQFGFIVLTTSAGIVDHEEARRKHTGGKILGFFF